Proteins from a single region of Stutzerimonas stutzeri:
- the lon gene encoding endopeptidase La has product MNDDVNQDHIEQEIISSNGLVLPDQQQPDKLYIIPVHNRPFFPAQVLPVIVNEDPWAETLDRVAKTPHQRVALFFVDSPVLDMATFDPDSLPEHGTMVRVHHASQEGGKLQFVAQGLARVRIRGWLRRKPPYLVEVDYPKSDDDPRDEVKAYGMALINAIKELLPLNPLYSEELKNYLNRFSPNDPSPLSDFAAALTTAPGVELQEVLDTVPVLKRMEKVLPLLRKEVEVARLQKELTGEVNRKIGERQREFFLKEQLKIIQRELGITKDDKSADADEFRARLEGKVVPPAVQKRIDEELNKLSILETGSPEYAVTRNYLDWATALPWGVYGKDKLDLKRARKVLDKHHAGLDDIKNRILEFLAVGAFKGEIAGSIVLLVGPPGVGKTSIGKSIAESLGRPFYRFSVGGMRDEAEIKGHRRTYIGALPGKLVQALKDVEVMNPVIMLDEIDKLSSSYQGDPASALLETLDPEQNVEFLDHYLDLRLDLSKVLFVCTANTLDSIPGPLLDRMEVIRLSGYIAEEKLAIAKRHLWPKLLNKTGVPKQRLAISDSAMKAVIEGYAREAGVRQLEKQLGKLVRKAVVQLLEAPQAELKITPKDLESYLGKPVFRSEQVLSGVGVITGLAWTSMGGATLPIEATRIHTLNRGFKLTGKLGDVMKESAEIAYSYVSSNLKAFKGDPQFFDQAFVHLHVPEGATPKDGPSAGITMASALLSLARNQPPKKGVAMTGELTLTGHVLPIGGVREKVIAARRQKIFELILPEANRGDFEELPDYLKEGLTVHFAKRFADVAKVLF; this is encoded by the coding sequence ATGAACGACGACGTCAATCAGGATCATATCGAGCAGGAAATCATCTCCTCCAACGGTCTCGTACTGCCCGATCAACAGCAGCCGGACAAGCTCTACATCATCCCGGTGCACAACCGGCCGTTCTTCCCGGCGCAGGTGTTGCCGGTGATCGTCAACGAAGACCCCTGGGCCGAAACCCTGGATCGCGTAGCGAAGACGCCGCATCAGCGAGTGGCCCTGTTCTTCGTCGATTCGCCAGTGCTGGACATGGCCACGTTCGACCCGGACAGCCTGCCCGAACACGGCACCATGGTCCGTGTGCACCACGCCTCACAGGAGGGTGGCAAGCTGCAGTTCGTCGCCCAGGGCCTGGCGCGGGTGCGCATCCGCGGCTGGCTGCGGCGCAAGCCGCCGTATCTGGTAGAAGTCGATTACCCGAAGAGCGATGACGACCCGCGTGACGAGGTGAAGGCCTACGGCATGGCGCTGATCAACGCGATCAAGGAGCTGCTTCCGCTCAACCCGCTGTACAGCGAGGAACTGAAGAACTACCTGAACCGCTTCAGCCCCAACGACCCGTCGCCGCTTTCGGACTTCGCTGCCGCGCTGACCACCGCGCCTGGCGTGGAGTTGCAGGAAGTGCTGGATACCGTGCCAGTGCTCAAGCGCATGGAGAAGGTGCTGCCGCTACTGCGCAAGGAAGTGGAAGTCGCCAGGCTACAGAAGGAGCTGACCGGTGAGGTGAATCGCAAGATCGGCGAGCGTCAGCGCGAGTTCTTCCTAAAGGAACAGTTGAAGATCATCCAGCGCGAGCTGGGCATCACCAAAGACGACAAGAGCGCCGATGCCGACGAGTTCCGCGCTCGCCTCGAAGGCAAGGTGGTGCCGCCCGCCGTGCAAAAGCGCATCGACGAGGAGCTGAACAAGCTGTCGATTCTCGAGACCGGTTCGCCGGAATACGCCGTCACCCGCAACTACCTGGACTGGGCCACCGCCCTGCCCTGGGGGGTGTACGGCAAAGACAAGCTCGACCTCAAGCGCGCGCGCAAGGTACTGGACAAGCACCACGCCGGTCTCGATGACATCAAGAACCGCATTCTCGAGTTTCTCGCCGTCGGCGCTTTCAAGGGCGAGATCGCCGGCTCCATCGTGCTGCTGGTAGGCCCGCCGGGCGTGGGCAAGACCAGTATCGGCAAGTCCATTGCCGAATCACTCGGCCGGCCGTTCTATCGTTTCAGCGTCGGCGGTATGCGCGACGAGGCGGAGATCAAGGGTCACCGTCGTACCTACATCGGAGCCCTGCCCGGCAAGCTGGTGCAGGCGCTCAAGGATGTCGAGGTGATGAACCCGGTGATAATGCTCGACGAGATCGACAAGCTCAGCAGCAGCTACCAGGGCGATCCGGCCTCGGCGCTGCTGGAGACGCTGGACCCGGAACAGAACGTCGAATTCCTCGACCATTACCTGGACCTGCGCCTGGACCTGTCCAAGGTGCTGTTCGTCTGCACGGCCAACACGCTGGATTCGATTCCCGGCCCGCTGCTCGATCGCATGGAGGTGATCCGCCTGTCCGGCTACATCGCCGAGGAGAAGCTGGCCATCGCCAAGCGTCACCTGTGGCCCAAGCTGCTGAACAAGACCGGCGTGCCCAAGCAACGCCTGGCCATCAGCGACAGCGCCATGAAAGCGGTGATCGAAGGCTATGCCCGTGAAGCAGGTGTGCGTCAGCTGGAGAAGCAGCTGGGCAAGCTGGTGCGCAAGGCAGTGGTGCAGCTGCTGGAAGCCCCCCAAGCGGAGCTGAAGATCACGCCGAAGGACCTGGAAAGCTACCTCGGCAAACCGGTGTTCCGCAGCGAACAGGTGCTCTCCGGCGTAGGTGTGATCACGGGGTTGGCCTGGACCAGCATGGGCGGCGCCACACTGCCGATCGAGGCCACGCGCATCCATACGCTCAACCGCGGATTCAAGCTCACCGGTAAGCTCGGTGACGTGATGAAAGAGTCGGCAGAGATTGCCTACAGCTACGTCAGCTCGAACCTGAAAGCCTTCAAGGGCGACCCGCAGTTCTTCGACCAGGCCTTCGTCCATCTGCACGTGCCGGAAGGCGCCACACCGAAGGACGGCCCCAGCGCCGGCATCACCATGGCCAGCGCGCTGCTCTCCCTGGCGCGTAACCAGCCTCCGAAGAAAGGCGTGGCCATGACCGGCGAGCTGACGCTGACCGGCCACGTGCTGCCGATCGGCGGAGTGCGCGAGAAGGTCATCGCCGCGCGGCGGCAGAAGATCTTCGAGCTAATCCTGCCGGAAGCCAATCGCGGCGACTTCGAAGAACTGCCAGACTATCTCAAGGAGGGTCTGACTGTGCATTTCGCCAAGCGCTTCGCCGACGTGGCCAAGGTGCTGTTCTGA
- the cmoB gene encoding tRNA 5-methoxyuridine(34)/uridine 5-oxyacetic acid(34) synthase CmoB produces the protein MNLDLTPLAWRLAGTPLAAWANGVQQQLDAKLAVGHGDLPRWRRAVDALPALAPVQVELRDSFRLDATCDDATRQVTHDALMGLSPWRKGPFDVFGVHVDTEWRSDWKWDRVAPHLNLAGKRILDVGCGNGYYMWRMLGAGADSVVGVDPNWLFFCQFHAMKRYLQELPVWHLPFALEELPARLEGFETVFSMGVLYHRRSPVDHLLDLKDCLVRGGELVLETLVVEGDENTALVPEDRYAQMRNVWFLPSVKALECWLRRAGFVDVRCVDVSVTSVAEQRSTEWMRYQSLPDFLDPQDHGKTVEGLPAPMRAVLLARKP, from the coding sequence ATGAACCTCGATCTGACTCCCCTCGCCTGGCGCCTGGCCGGCACCCCGCTGGCCGCCTGGGCCAACGGCGTTCAGCAGCAGCTGGATGCCAAACTCGCGGTCGGTCACGGCGATCTGCCGCGCTGGCGGCGTGCCGTCGATGCGCTGCCTGCGCTGGCGCCTGTGCAGGTCGAACTGCGTGACAGCTTCCGCCTCGACGCGACCTGTGACGACGCCACGCGCCAGGTCACCCACGATGCGCTGATGGGGCTCTCGCCATGGCGCAAGGGTCCGTTCGACGTATTCGGCGTACATGTCGATACGGAATGGCGCTCGGACTGGAAATGGGACCGGGTCGCACCGCACCTGAATCTGGCCGGCAAACGCATCCTCGACGTCGGTTGCGGTAACGGCTACTACATGTGGCGCATGCTCGGTGCCGGCGCCGACAGCGTGGTCGGGGTCGACCCGAACTGGCTGTTCTTCTGCCAGTTCCATGCGATGAAGCGCTACCTGCAGGAGCTGCCGGTCTGGCATCTGCCGTTCGCACTGGAAGAACTGCCGGCCAGGCTCGAAGGCTTCGAGACGGTGTTCTCCATGGGCGTGCTCTACCATCGCCGCTCGCCGGTCGACCATCTGCTCGATCTCAAGGACTGCCTGGTACGCGGCGGCGAACTGGTACTGGAAACCCTGGTGGTGGAAGGCGACGAAAACACCGCACTGGTGCCGGAAGACCGCTATGCGCAGATGCGCAACGTCTGGTTCCTGCCCTCGGTGAAGGCGCTGGAATGCTGGTTGCGCCGCGCCGGCTTCGTGGACGTGCGCTGCGTCGACGTCAGCGTGACCAGCGTCGCGGAACAGCGCAGCACCGAGTGGATGCGCTACCAGTCGTTACCCGACTTCCTCGACCCGCAAGACCACGGCAAAACGGTCGAAGGCCTGCCGGCCCCGATGCGCGCAGTACTCCTCGCCCGCAAGCCCTGA
- a CDS encoding protease inhibitor I42 family protein, with protein sequence MPFDIPRLLLPASFALLAACSSSDKTASSVVLGDDNRCPQTLQSGQQLIVSLPSNPTTGFRWVLHEAAAEQLRSLGPEVFSNPKGDMIGGDGLSTWRFEAQKSGSGRLYLTYQRPWEADAEPAGMFDCRIEVR encoded by the coding sequence ATGCCTTTCGACATCCCTCGCCTATTGCTGCCCGCCAGTTTCGCCCTGCTCGCGGCTTGCTCGAGCAGCGACAAGACGGCCTCCAGTGTGGTACTCGGCGACGACAACCGCTGCCCGCAAACGCTGCAGAGCGGCCAGCAACTCATCGTCAGCCTGCCGAGCAACCCGACCACCGGCTTTCGCTGGGTTCTGCATGAAGCCGCAGCGGAACAACTGCGCAGCCTCGGCCCCGAAGTGTTCAGCAATCCGAAAGGTGACATGATCGGCGGTGACGGCCTGTCGACCTGGCGCTTCGAGGCACAGAAGTCCGGCAGCGGCCGGCTGTACCTCACCTATCAGCGCCCGTGGGAGGCCGACGCCGAGCCAGCGGGCATGTTCGATTGCCGGATCGAGGTACGCTGA
- a CDS encoding AraC family transcriptional regulator: protein MLNARLLRLDDQTHQHAHDYHQLVMSLSGRAEFEVNGSGGEVCRMRACLVPGDADHGFAGMGDNRMLIIDLDEQDVGTEDPELLARLFEAPRYPALDADFQNLLAYAGAELARYGSDPLLARALGGVLLRALHLRLFGESVQRPAGPLDLQRLDSHIQDNLARRITVAELAQVVCLSPSHFHAQFKDCVGLTPHQYLLKTRLDRAARLLRETPLPLVRIAEECGFSSQSALTTATRRYLGLTPRGLRKSDS, encoded by the coding sequence ATGCTCAACGCCCGTCTGCTTCGCCTGGATGACCAGACTCACCAGCACGCCCACGACTATCACCAGTTGGTGATGTCGCTTTCTGGGCGCGCGGAATTCGAGGTCAATGGCTCCGGTGGCGAAGTCTGCCGGATGCGCGCCTGTCTGGTGCCGGGCGATGCCGATCATGGCTTCGCCGGCATGGGCGACAACCGCATGCTGATCATCGATCTCGACGAGCAGGATGTCGGCACCGAGGACCCCGAGCTGCTGGCCCGGCTGTTCGAAGCGCCACGCTACCCGGCGCTGGATGCCGATTTCCAGAACCTGCTGGCCTACGCCGGTGCCGAGCTGGCGCGCTACGGCAGCGACCCGCTGCTGGCCCGGGCGCTGGGCGGCGTGCTGTTGCGGGCACTGCACCTGCGACTGTTCGGCGAGTCAGTGCAGCGTCCGGCCGGACCGCTCGATCTGCAGCGGCTGGACAGCCATATTCAGGACAACCTGGCGCGACGCATCACGGTCGCCGAGCTGGCCCAGGTCGTCTGCCTCAGCCCCAGCCACTTCCACGCCCAGTTCAAGGATTGCGTCGGCCTCACGCCGCACCAGTACCTGCTCAAGACCCGTCTCGACCGTGCCGCCCGCCTGCTGCGCGAAACGCCGCTGCCACTGGTGCGGATTGCCGAGGAGTGCGGTTTCTCCAGCCAGAGCGCATTGACCACGGCAACTCGCCGCTACCTCGGTCTGACTCCTCGCGGATTGCGCAAGTCCGACTCCTGA
- the cmoA gene encoding carboxy-S-adenosyl-L-methionine synthase CmoA gives MSHDPDRLFAQPLPRIQDFVFNEDVVRVFPDMIKRSVPGYPTIVENIGVIAAQFAQPHTHLYDLGCSLGAVTQALRRHVTAENCQVVAVDNSAAMVERCREYLHGQDSMFQELLPVDVIEGDILALQFQPSSLVALNFTLQFIAPEQRPALLSRIRQALVPGGALILSEKLRFEDEDEQQLLTDLHIAFKRANGYSELEIAQKRSAIENVMKPDSLETHRQRLLDAGFSKVVPWFQCLNFASLIALP, from the coding sequence GTGAGTCACGATCCCGACCGTCTGTTCGCCCAGCCCCTGCCCCGCATTCAGGACTTCGTTTTCAACGAGGACGTGGTGCGGGTGTTTCCCGACATGATCAAGCGCTCTGTGCCCGGTTACCCGACCATCGTCGAGAACATCGGCGTGATCGCCGCTCAGTTCGCACAGCCGCATACTCATCTGTATGACCTGGGCTGCTCGCTGGGCGCTGTGACCCAGGCATTGCGGCGCCACGTGACGGCCGAAAACTGCCAGGTCGTCGCCGTGGACAACTCCGCGGCAATGGTCGAGCGCTGCCGCGAATACCTCCACGGGCAGGACTCTATGTTCCAGGAGCTGTTGCCGGTCGACGTCATCGAGGGCGACATCCTGGCTCTGCAGTTCCAGCCCAGCTCGCTGGTGGCGCTAAACTTCACCCTGCAGTTCATCGCACCGGAACAGCGCCCGGCGCTGCTCAGCCGCATTCGCCAGGCACTGGTACCCGGTGGCGCGCTGATCTTGTCGGAAAAGCTGCGCTTCGAAGATGAAGACGAGCAACAATTGCTGACCGACCTGCACATCGCCTTCAAGCGCGCCAATGGCTATAGCGAACTGGAAATCGCCCAGAAACGCAGCGCCATCGAGAACGTGATGAAGCCCGACAGCCTGGAAACCCATCGCCAACGTCTACTGGATGCCGGCTTCTCTAAAGTCGTGCCCTGGTTCCAGTGCCTGAATTTCGCCTCGCTGATCGCCCTGCCATGA